A genomic segment from Pediococcus acidilactici encodes:
- the clpP gene encoding ATP-dependent Clp endopeptidase proteolytic subunit ClpP, whose translation MNLVPTVIEQSSRGERAYDIYSRLLKDRIIMLSGPIDDDLANSIISQLLFLDAQDSEKDIYLYINSPGGVVTAGLAIYDTMNFIKADVQTIVMGMAASMASVLASSGTKGKRFALPHSEVMIHQPSGGAQGQQTEIEIAAEQILKTRKELNKILAENSGQPLEKINLDTERDNYLSAQDAVDYGLIDGIMEKNASLKSGK comes from the coding sequence ATGAACTTGGTTCCAACCGTTATTGAACAATCATCACGTGGCGAACGTGCTTATGATATTTATTCACGACTATTAAAAGATCGGATTATTATGTTATCAGGTCCAATTGATGATGATTTGGCTAACTCAATCATTTCTCAATTACTATTCCTTGATGCACAAGACTCTGAAAAAGATATTTACCTTTACATTAACTCTCCTGGTGGGGTGGTTACTGCCGGTTTGGCAATCTACGACACGATGAACTTCATCAAAGCTGACGTCCAAACCATCGTAATGGGAATGGCAGCTTCAATGGCCAGTGTCTTGGCTTCTTCTGGTACAAAGGGCAAACGTTTTGCTTTGCCGCACTCGGAAGTAATGATTCATCAACCTTCTGGTGGTGCACAAGGTCAACAAACCGAAATTGAAATTGCTGCTGAACAAATCTTGAAGACCCGGAAAGAGTTGAACAAGATCTTGGCAGAAAATTCTGGTCAACCACTTGAAAAAATAAACCTTGATACCGAACGGGATAACTACCTCTCTGCTCAAGATGCAGTTGATTACGGTTTGATCGACGGCATTATGGAAAAGAACGCCAGCCTCAAATCAGGCAAGTAA
- the rpoN gene encoding RNA polymerase factor sigma-54, translating into MVMKQGFTQNQTQQQKQVQRLAMTQTLQQSIQMLQYNAEELQNFLKQKEMDNPLITVEIAAERPLSKVSKNSDTHETFMNQIASDTEQSLFDYLLDQVHLTMRDTPLRKLVLFLLDYVDQNGYLRITEAEIKQKTQADDIAIMDAVTLLQQLDPPGVGARTLQESLMLQTENDEGSPEMAYMILEESFDDLVDRNWEKIAQRYDITMAEVQEVFDYVRTLTPNPGAGFGKQDRGYITPDLIFKLENGEPRLIQSKASRPRVSFSQEYFDQLRQKADTEVNSYVNEKKREYDWIAKSLTQRQDTILRVGKMIFERQRDFFLQKSKELSPLMLRDVANKLHLHESTVSRAVNGKYIATSFGTFELRSFFSNAVNQTSDVSADAAKQKIKAIIDQEDKEKPISDAKIEKQLKAQGVAISRRTVAKYREALGIPSSSKRKRYLEK; encoded by the coding sequence ATGGTAATGAAGCAAGGATTTACGCAGAACCAAACGCAGCAGCAAAAGCAAGTGCAGCGCTTGGCAATGACGCAAACACTACAGCAGTCAATCCAAATGCTGCAATATAACGCCGAAGAACTGCAAAATTTCTTAAAACAAAAGGAAATGGACAACCCGCTGATCACCGTGGAAATCGCTGCGGAACGACCACTAAGCAAGGTGTCGAAAAATTCCGACACGCACGAGACTTTTATGAACCAAATTGCTAGTGATACGGAACAGTCGTTATTTGATTACCTATTAGATCAGGTTCATTTAACCATGCGGGACACGCCTTTAAGGAAGTTAGTACTCTTTTTATTGGATTACGTCGACCAAAACGGTTATTTGCGGATTACGGAGGCCGAAATCAAGCAAAAAACGCAAGCTGATGACATTGCGATTATGGATGCGGTCACGCTTTTGCAGCAATTGGATCCGCCCGGAGTTGGCGCACGGACCCTCCAAGAATCGTTAATGCTACAAACTGAAAACGATGAAGGTTCCCCAGAAATGGCGTACATGATATTAGAAGAATCGTTTGACGATTTAGTAGACCGAAACTGGGAAAAAATCGCCCAACGTTACGACATTACGATGGCAGAAGTACAAGAAGTGTTTGACTATGTGCGGACTTTGACCCCCAACCCGGGAGCAGGCTTTGGTAAGCAAGATCGCGGGTATATCACGCCTGACTTGATTTTTAAGTTGGAAAATGGCGAGCCTCGCCTAATTCAGTCCAAAGCTTCGCGGCCCCGGGTGAGTTTTTCACAAGAGTACTTTGACCAATTGCGCCAAAAGGCTGATACCGAGGTTAATAGCTACGTGAATGAGAAAAAACGGGAGTACGATTGGATCGCTAAAAGTTTGACTCAACGACAGGACACCATCTTACGAGTGGGCAAGATGATTTTTGAACGGCAACGGGATTTCTTCCTACAAAAGAGTAAGGAACTAAGTCCGTTGATGCTACGCGACGTCGCCAATAAGTTACATTTACACGAATCTACGGTCTCTCGGGCAGTTAATGGAAAGTATATTGCAACGTCATTTGGCACCTTTGAATTGCGGTCCTTCTTTAGTAACGCCGTTAACCAAACTAGCGACGTCTCCGCCGATGCGGCCAAACAAAAGATTAAGGCGATTATCGATCAAGAAGATAAGGAAAAGCCCATTTCAGATGCTAAAATCGAAAAACAACTTAAAGCCCAGGGGGTGGCAATTTCACGGAGAACGGTTGCTAAATATCGGGAAGCCCTGGGAATCCCATCGTCTTCGAAACGAAAACGCTATCTCGAAAAATAA
- a CDS encoding sugar-binding domain-containing protein, giving the protein MDDNEMDLLESVVPGLISEFLQRFDILKSIDLLAPVGRRVLSEHLHLSERVLRSQTDVLKSQGLLKTSPAGMSLSDEGRRVMNGLEPVANRFLGLTSQEKQLAERLNIERCFIVRGDQAESTVVSKQLGVVLNDALAKLLPEGNNTIVVMGGSTMASVATKLKPELSQHRQLIFVPGRGGIGESVSKQANSVAATMAKQTAGEAKSLYIPEQLSESTYHPLLNEPTVRPVLDLIVHAGVAIHGIGRADVMAQRRGVNSEIKSYLRKARAVGEAFGSFYNKEGRILYQVHRIGLQLQDVQHFNHVFAVAGGHDKAQAIESYMKIAPHQTILITDEGAANVILKK; this is encoded by the coding sequence ATGGATGATAATGAAATGGATTTATTAGAGTCTGTTGTCCCGGGTTTAATCAGCGAGTTTCTACAGAGATTTGATATTTTGAAATCAATCGACTTGTTGGCTCCAGTTGGTAGGCGTGTTTTATCCGAACACTTACATCTAAGCGAACGGGTCTTACGGTCCCAGACGGACGTATTAAAGTCGCAAGGGCTGTTGAAGACCTCACCAGCGGGGATGTCATTGTCGGACGAAGGGCGTCGGGTTATGAACGGATTGGAACCGGTGGCTAATAGATTCTTGGGCTTAACTAGCCAAGAAAAACAATTAGCGGAACGGTTAAATATCGAGCGTTGCTTCATTGTCCGCGGGGATCAAGCGGAGAGCACGGTCGTTTCCAAGCAACTAGGCGTTGTCCTAAATGATGCACTTGCAAAATTATTGCCGGAGGGTAATAATACTATAGTGGTGATGGGCGGATCGACGATGGCGTCGGTAGCAACGAAGCTCAAACCAGAGCTTTCGCAGCACCGCCAGTTGATTTTTGTTCCCGGAAGGGGCGGCATTGGTGAGTCAGTTTCTAAGCAGGCTAATTCAGTAGCTGCCACGATGGCAAAGCAGACCGCAGGGGAAGCCAAGTCATTATACATTCCGGAACAACTCAGCGAAAGCACATATCACCCGTTATTAAATGAACCAACGGTAAGGCCGGTGTTGGACTTGATTGTTCACGCGGGGGTCGCCATCCACGGGATTGGCCGGGCCGACGTGATGGCTCAAAGACGCGGAGTAAATTCCGAGATTAAGAGTTATCTACGAAAGGCACGGGCCGTGGGGGAGGCATTCGGTTCTTTCTATAACAAGGAAGGACGAATCTTATACCAGGTTCACCGCATTGGACTCCAATTACAGGACGTCCAGCATTTCAATCATGTATTTGCCGTGGCCGGTGGTCATGACAAGGCTCAAGCGATTGAGTCATACATGAAAATCGCACCCCATCAGACGATTTTAATTACTGATGAGGGTGCCGCAAACGTGATTTTAAAAAAGTGA
- the gap gene encoding type I glyceraldehyde-3-phosphate dehydrogenase: MTVKIGINGFGRIGRLAFRRIHELGAKSNDIEVVAINDLTSPALLAHLLKYDSTHGTFPGEVSATDDAIVVDGKKYHVYAEPQAQNIPWVKEDGVDFVLECTGFYTSKEKSQAHLDAGAKRVLISAPAGSDLKTVVYNVNDDVLTADDRIVSAGSCTTNCLAPMAYFLNKEFGLEVGTMTTIHAYTSTQMILDGPVRGGNFRSARAAAANTIPHSTGAAKAIGLVIPELNGKLQGHAQRVPVVDGSLTELVSILDKDVTAEEVNAAIKKHTEGNESFGWNEDQVVSSDIIGTTYGSIFDPTQTEVTKAGDKQLVKTVAWYDNEYGFTCQMVRTLLKFATL, translated from the coding sequence ATGACTGTAAAGATTGGTATTAATGGTTTTGGACGTATCGGTCGTTTGGCATTCCGTCGTATCCACGAATTGGGTGCAAAGTCAAATGATATCGAAGTAGTTGCTATCAACGATTTGACAAGTCCTGCATTATTAGCACACTTGCTCAAATATGATTCAACACATGGTACTTTCCCTGGCGAAGTTAGCGCAACAGATGACGCTATCGTTGTTGATGGTAAGAAGTACCACGTTTACGCAGAACCTCAAGCTCAAAACATTCCTTGGGTCAAGGAAGACGGCGTAGACTTCGTACTTGAATGTACAGGTTTCTACACATCAAAAGAAAAGTCACAAGCTCACTTAGACGCTGGTGCAAAACGTGTATTGATCTCAGCTCCTGCTGGTTCAGACCTTAAGACAGTTGTTTACAACGTAAACGATGACGTTTTAACTGCTGACGACCGCATCGTTTCAGCTGGTTCATGTACAACAAACTGCTTGGCACCAATGGCATACTTCTTGAACAAAGAATTTGGTCTTGAAGTTGGTACAATGACAACAATCCATGCTTACACAAGTACACAAATGATCCTTGACGGCCCTGTTCGTGGTGGAAACTTCCGTTCTGCACGTGCTGCTGCAGCTAACACAATTCCTCACTCAACTGGTGCTGCTAAGGCTATCGGCCTTGTTATCCCAGAATTGAACGGTAAATTACAAGGACATGCACAACGTGTTCCTGTTGTTGACGGTTCATTAACAGAACTTGTTTCAATTCTTGACAAGGATGTTACAGCTGAAGAAGTTAATGCTGCAATCAAGAAGCATACAGAAGGCAACGAATCATTTGGTTGGAACGAAGACCAAGTAGTATCAAGCGACATCATTGGTACAACTTACGGTTCAATCTTCGACCCAACACAAACAGAAGTTACAAAGGCTGGCGACAAGCAATTAGTTAAGACTGTTGCTTGGTACGACAACGAATACGGCTTCACTTGCCAAATGGTACGTACTTTATTGAAATTTGCTACTCTTTAA
- a CDS encoding phosphoglycerate kinase: MAKLTVSDLDVKGKKVLMRVDFNVPVKNGVIGDDNRIVAALPTIKYIIENGGKAILFSHLGRIKKEEDKKELTLRPVAQRLSDLLGKPVTFVPVTRGAQLEDAVNGLNDGDVLLFENTRFEDLDGKKESGNDPELGKYWASLGDMFVNDAFGTAHRSHASNVGVATAMKAEGKKVAAGFLMEKEIKFLGEAVDDPKHPFVAILGGAKVSDKIGVIDHLLDKADKVIIGGGMTYTFYAAKGMSIGNSLVEADKIDVAKEILAKGGDKIVLPVDSVVAEKFDNDVPHKVVEGDIPDGYMALDIGPKSVAEFKDVLKDAKTVVWNGPMGVFEMSNYAKGTLEIGKFLGTLSDATTIVGGGDSTAAVKQLGVGDQLTHISTGGGASLEYLEGKELPGIAAISNK, encoded by the coding sequence TTGGCTAAATTAACAGTTTCAGATTTAGATGTTAAAGGCAAGAAAGTTTTGATGCGCGTTGACTTCAACGTGCCAGTTAAAAATGGTGTGATCGGTGACGATAACCGTATCGTAGCCGCACTACCAACCATCAAATACATCATTGAAAATGGTGGAAAGGCAATCCTCTTCTCTCACTTAGGTCGGATCAAGAAGGAAGAAGACAAGAAGGAATTGACTCTTCGTCCAGTTGCACAACGTCTTTCAGACTTGCTTGGCAAACCAGTTACATTTGTTCCCGTAACTCGCGGTGCACAATTAGAAGACGCAGTTAACGGTTTGAACGATGGTGACGTATTGTTATTCGAAAACACACGTTTCGAAGACCTTGACGGCAAGAAGGAAAGTGGCAACGATCCTGAATTAGGTAAGTACTGGGCATCACTTGGCGACATGTTCGTTAACGATGCATTTGGTACAGCACACCGTTCACACGCATCAAACGTTGGGGTTGCTACAGCAATGAAGGCAGAAGGCAAGAAAGTTGCTGCTGGTTTCTTAATGGAAAAGGAAATCAAGTTCTTAGGTGAAGCTGTTGACGATCCTAAGCACCCATTCGTTGCAATCTTAGGTGGTGCTAAGGTTTCTGACAAGATTGGTGTTATCGACCACTTACTTGACAAAGCTGACAAAGTTATCATCGGCGGTGGTATGACATACACATTCTACGCTGCAAAAGGCATGAGCATTGGTAACTCCCTTGTTGAAGCTGACAAGATTGACGTTGCTAAAGAAATCCTTGCTAAGGGTGGCGACAAGATCGTTCTTCCTGTAGACAGTGTTGTTGCTGAAAAATTTGACAACGATGTTCCTCACAAAGTTGTTGAAGGCGACATTCCTGACGGTTACATGGCCCTTGATATTGGACCTAAGTCAGTTGCTGAATTCAAGGACGTTCTTAAAGACGCTAAGACCGTTGTATGGAACGGACCAATGGGTGTATTCGAAATGAGCAACTACGCTAAGGGTACTCTTGAAATTGGTAAGTTCTTAGGAACTCTATCAGACGCAACAACCATCGTTGGTGGTGGTGACTCAACTGCTGCTGTTAAGCAATTAGGCGTTGGCGACCAATTGACACACATCTCAACTGGTGGTGGCGCATCACTTGAATACCTTGAAGGTAAAGAACTTCCAGGTATCGCTGCAATTTCTAACAAATAA
- the tpiA gene encoding triose-phosphate isomerase, translating to MRTPIIAGNWKMNKNPQETQEFLEGIKGKLPDASVVESVIAAPAIDLNALVWFSKDEQLKTAAENCYFEDEGAFTGETSPKALSEMGVNYVVIGHSERRQYFKETDEDINKKAKAIFKNNMKPIICCGETLEQREAGETNEWVAGQVTNALKDLSAEQVANTVIAYEPIWAIGTGKTASSDQAQEVCHVIRETVAKLYDQTVADKVRIQYGGSVKPANIAELMSKEDIDGGLVGGASLDPESFLQLVNYQG from the coding sequence TTGCGTACTCCAATTATTGCTGGAAACTGGAAAATGAATAAGAACCCCCAAGAAACACAAGAATTCTTGGAAGGTATCAAGGGTAAGTTACCAGATGCTTCAGTTGTAGAATCAGTAATCGCTGCTCCTGCAATTGATTTGAACGCTTTGGTATGGTTCTCTAAAGATGAACAACTAAAGACTGCTGCTGAAAACTGCTACTTCGAAGATGAAGGTGCTTTTACTGGTGAAACTAGTCCAAAAGCATTGTCTGAAATGGGCGTTAACTACGTAGTTATCGGTCACTCAGAACGTCGTCAATACTTCAAAGAAACTGACGAAGACATCAACAAGAAGGCTAAGGCAATCTTCAAGAACAACATGAAGCCAATCATCTGCTGTGGTGAAACGCTTGAACAACGCGAAGCTGGTGAAACTAACGAATGGGTTGCTGGCCAAGTTACTAACGCACTTAAAGACTTGTCTGCTGAACAAGTTGCTAATACCGTAATTGCTTACGAACCAATCTGGGCAATCGGTACTGGTAAGACTGCTTCAAGTGACCAAGCACAAGAAGTTTGCCACGTAATCCGTGAAACGGTTGCTAAGTTATACGACCAAACCGTTGCTGACAAAGTTCGTATCCAATATGGTGGTAGTGTTAAGCCTGCAAACATCGCTGAATTGATGAGCAAAGAAGACATCGATGGTGGCCTTGTTGGTGGTGCTTCACTCGATCCAGAATCATTCCTACAATTAGTTAACTACCAGGGTTAA
- the eno gene encoding phosphopyruvate hydratase, with translation MSLITDIYAREVLDSRGNPTVEVEVYTEDGGFGRGIVPSGASTGEHEAVELRDGDKNRYEGKGVEKAVANVNGPIAKEIVGFEVTDQIAIDKAMIKLDGTPNKGKLGANAILGVSLAVARAAADELQIPLYNYIGGSNAHVLPTPMMNVINGGAHSDNKVDFQEFMIMPVGAPSVKEAIRMGSETFHALKSLLAADGKATSVGDEGGFAPDFANNEEPLQYLIKAIEKAGYKPGKDVAIAVDVAASELWNDDDKKYKLRWSTGEEFTTEEFVKYLEGLVNKYPIISIEDPIDENNWEDWASITKELGKKVQLVGDDFFVTNTEYLAKGIKMGAANSILIKVNQIGTLTETMEAIEMAKEAGYTAIVSHRSGETEDTTIADLVVATNAGQIKTGSMSRTDRIAKYNQLMRIEDQLEGVAEYKGIHSFYNLSAQAREDITNK, from the coding sequence ATGTCACTTATTACTGATATTTATGCACGCGAAGTCTTAGACTCACGTGGTAACCCAACTGTTGAAGTTGAAGTTTACACAGAAGACGGCGGCTTTGGTCGCGGAATCGTTCCTTCAGGTGCTTCAACTGGTGAACACGAAGCTGTTGAACTTCGTGACGGCGACAAGAACCGTTACGAAGGCAAGGGTGTTGAAAAGGCTGTTGCTAACGTTAACGGCCCAATTGCTAAGGAAATTGTTGGTTTTGAAGTAACTGACCAAATCGCAATTGACAAGGCAATGATCAAGTTAGACGGTACTCCTAACAAAGGTAAGTTAGGTGCTAACGCTATCTTAGGTGTTTCTTTAGCGGTTGCTCGTGCTGCTGCTGACGAACTCCAAATTCCACTTTACAACTACATTGGCGGATCAAACGCACACGTTCTTCCTACACCAATGATGAACGTTATCAACGGTGGTGCTCACTCAGATAACAAAGTGGACTTCCAAGAATTCATGATCATGCCTGTTGGTGCTCCTTCTGTTAAGGAAGCTATCCGGATGGGTTCAGAAACATTCCACGCATTGAAGAGTCTTTTAGCTGCTGACGGCAAAGCTACTTCAGTTGGTGACGAAGGTGGTTTCGCTCCTGACTTTGCTAACAATGAAGAACCTCTTCAATACTTGATCAAAGCGATCGAAAAAGCTGGTTACAAGCCAGGTAAAGACGTAGCAATCGCCGTTGACGTTGCTGCTTCAGAACTTTGGAACGACGATGACAAGAAGTACAAGCTTCGCTGGTCAACTGGTGAAGAATTCACTACTGAAGAATTCGTTAAGTACCTTGAAGGCTTAGTAAACAAATACCCAATCATTTCAATCGAAGACCCAATTGACGAAAACAACTGGGAAGACTGGGCAAGCATCACAAAAGAACTTGGCAAGAAAGTTCAACTTGTTGGTGACGACTTCTTCGTTACAAACACTGAATACCTTGCAAAAGGTATCAAGATGGGTGCTGCTAACTCAATCCTTATCAAGGTTAACCAAATCGGTACACTTACAGAAACAATGGAAGCTATCGAAATGGCTAAGGAAGCTGGTTACACAGCTATCGTATCTCACCGTTCAGGTGAAACAGAAGACACAACAATCGCTGACTTGGTTGTTGCTACAAACGCTGGTCAAATCAAGACTGGTTCAATGAGTCGTACAGACCGCATTGCTAAGTACAACCAATTAATGCGGATCGAAGACCAACTCGAAGGCGTTGCAGAATACAAGGGTATCCACTCATTCTACAACCTTAGTGCACAAGCACGCGAAGATATTACAAACAAGTAA
- the secG gene encoding preprotein translocase subunit SecG, which translates to MYSLLMTILLILSVVIIIAVMMQPAKTDNAMSSLTGGAGDLFSKQKSRGFEAFMQRVTAVLLFLFFAITIAMVYVSAH; encoded by the coding sequence GTGTACTCACTATTGATGACAATTCTATTGATTCTGTCAGTGGTCATAATCATTGCGGTTATGATGCAACCGGCAAAGACTGATAATGCGATGTCTTCATTGACAGGTGGGGCTGGTGACCTATTCTCAAAGCAAAAGTCACGTGGATTTGAAGCGTTCATGCAAAGAGTAACGGCAGTCTTGCTTTTCTTGTTTTTTGCTATCACCATTGCAATGGTTTACGTATCGGCCCATTAA
- the rnr gene encoding ribonuclease R: MESSKLQASIINYLERRPTQKFTAEELFKGLSLEKASVFNELVKELTSLERSHKVEITADDKFKIARPQNQLLVHGTFRANDRGFGFVAVEDDEIPDIYISEEHTAYALNLDEVDVKIVRPSKKGDDRGPEGIVKKITKRHLTQAVGEFEFAPDPAHNVLGHINLKDKKMSNYEFDVLEGGIQPEDGAVITAQVTQYPKPNAPKLIAGIAEKTIGYRDDPGVDILEIVYQHELPTEFPDDVKEEIAQIPDHVTDAEKQGRVDLTDEVVVTIDGDDSKDFDDAVGLQKLDNGNFRLLVNIADVSHYVKEGSPLDKEAYRRSTSVYLTDRVIPMLPRKLSNGICSLNPNVERLAMTCEMEISPDGEVLSHKIYPSVIESNARMTYNDVNKILEARDKKTIERYQDLVPMFEMMGKLHKLLLKRRKQRGAIEFDDNEAQIIVDENGHPIDIKVRERGTSERMIESFMLAANETVAEHYYDAHVPFLYRVHETPDSERMLTFFEFLSTFGHVVKGSTKDLKPKMLQSVLKKVAGTREEAMISVMLLRSMRQAKYDARSLGHFGLAAKYYTHFTSPIRRYPDLFVHRLIRHYAEDGTGKAAQEKYADIIPEIAEHTSQLERRAIDTERDVDSMKKAEYMGDHIGEQFNAMVSSVMKFGLFVELENTVEGLIHISTMKDDYYEYVENQMALVGRNTHRTFQIGLPVAVKLMRVEKDQAEVDFELLHPEKMPTSEIKLPPRQSFNRNKGGQRNGNRNRRQNGQRSNNSNNKPFYKDKNVKRFSKNTSRKK; the protein is encoded by the coding sequence ATGGAATCAAGTAAACTTCAAGCTTCAATTATTAATTATTTGGAGCGACGGCCTACACAAAAATTCACCGCGGAAGAATTATTTAAGGGTCTTAGTTTAGAAAAAGCATCCGTATTCAACGAACTAGTTAAGGAATTAACTTCGTTGGAACGGTCTCATAAAGTAGAAATTACGGCGGACGACAAGTTTAAAATTGCCCGTCCACAAAACCAATTGCTCGTTCACGGAACCTTTCGGGCAAATGACCGCGGTTTTGGTTTTGTAGCGGTAGAAGACGATGAAATCCCTGATATTTATATCAGTGAAGAACACACCGCCTACGCGCTTAATTTAGATGAAGTCGATGTAAAAATCGTACGCCCTTCTAAAAAAGGGGACGACCGGGGCCCCGAGGGAATTGTTAAGAAAATTACCAAACGGCACCTTACTCAAGCTGTAGGAGAATTTGAATTCGCTCCAGACCCTGCTCATAACGTGCTCGGACACATTAACTTAAAAGATAAGAAGATGTCCAACTACGAGTTTGACGTGCTAGAAGGTGGCATTCAACCCGAAGACGGGGCAGTGATTACTGCACAGGTCACCCAATATCCAAAGCCCAACGCTCCTAAATTAATTGCAGGGATTGCGGAAAAGACGATTGGGTACCGTGATGATCCAGGAGTAGACATTCTGGAGATTGTTTACCAACACGAATTGCCGACTGAATTTCCAGATGATGTTAAGGAAGAAATCGCCCAAATCCCAGACCACGTTACCGATGCTGAGAAGCAAGGCCGCGTGGACTTAACTGATGAAGTGGTGGTCACCATCGACGGCGATGATTCGAAAGACTTTGACGATGCGGTTGGTTTGCAAAAATTGGATAACGGGAATTTCCGCTTGTTAGTTAATATCGCGGACGTTTCCCACTACGTTAAGGAAGGCTCCCCACTTGATAAGGAAGCATACCGGCGCAGTACCAGTGTTTATTTGACGGACCGGGTAATCCCAATGTTACCACGGAAGCTTTCTAACGGGATTTGTTCCTTAAATCCTAACGTGGAACGGCTAGCGATGACTTGTGAAATGGAAATCAGTCCGGATGGCGAAGTGTTAAGCCATAAAATCTACCCAAGCGTCATTGAGTCCAACGCTCGGATGACTTATAACGACGTTAACAAAATCTTGGAAGCACGCGATAAGAAAACCATCGAGCGTTACCAAGATTTAGTGCCAATGTTTGAAATGATGGGCAAGTTGCACAAGTTGCTCTTGAAGCGGCGTAAACAACGCGGAGCCATTGAATTTGACGACAACGAAGCACAAATCATTGTCGACGAAAATGGTCACCCAATCGATATTAAGGTTCGGGAGCGGGGAACTTCAGAACGGATGATTGAATCCTTCATGTTGGCGGCTAACGAGACGGTGGCAGAGCATTACTACGATGCCCACGTGCCATTCCTATACCGGGTTCATGAAACCCCAGATAGCGAACGGATGTTAACCTTCTTTGAATTCTTATCAACCTTTGGTCACGTGGTTAAGGGAAGTACTAAGGACCTCAAACCGAAGATGCTGCAAAGCGTTCTTAAGAAAGTTGCGGGAACTCGGGAAGAGGCCATGATTTCGGTCATGCTATTACGGAGCATGCGGCAAGCGAAATACGACGCTAGATCATTAGGTCACTTTGGGTTAGCAGCGAAGTACTACACCCACTTTACCTCGCCAATTCGGCGGTATCCCGACTTGTTTGTTCACCGACTGATTCGCCACTACGCGGAAGATGGCACTGGAAAAGCTGCCCAAGAAAAGTATGCGGATATTATTCCAGAAATTGCGGAACATACTTCCCAACTTGAACGGCGGGCAATCGATACGGAACGCGACGTTGACAGCATGAAGAAGGCTGAATACATGGGCGACCACATTGGTGAACAATTTAACGCCATGGTTAGTTCCGTAATGAAGTTTGGGCTTTTCGTTGAATTGGAAAACACCGTTGAAGGACTAATTCATATCAGTACCATGAAGGATGATTACTACGAGTACGTAGAAAATCAAATGGCGCTAGTGGGCCGTAACACCCACCGAACCTTCCAAATTGGTTTACCAGTAGCGGTGAAGTTGATGCGGGTAGAAAAGGATCAAGCCGAGGTGGACTTTGAGTTGTTGCATCCGGAAAAAATGCCAACTAGCGAAATTAAGTTACCGCCGCGCCAGTCCTTTAACCGTAATAAGGGTGGTCAACGGAACGGTAACCGGAATCGCCGGCAAAATGGGCAACGTTCCAATAATTCGAACAACAAACCATTCTACAAAGACAAAAACGTCAAACGCTTTTCTAAGAATACTTCTCGCAAAAAATAA
- the smpB gene encoding SsrA-binding protein SmpB produces the protein MAKKPQVKDQALAQNKKARHDYSILSTMEAGIALTGTEIKSVRERRITLRDGFVQIRHGEAILMNVQISEYLQGNQFNHDPLRNRKLLLHKKEIQKLQEASQNKGITIVPLKVYLKHGFAKVLIGVAKGKHEYDKRETLKKRDQQREIERALKNR, from the coding sequence ATGGCTAAAAAACCACAGGTAAAGGATCAAGCTTTAGCCCAAAATAAAAAGGCTCGCCATGATTATTCCATTTTAAGTACGATGGAAGCGGGAATCGCGTTGACCGGAACGGAAATTAAATCGGTTCGGGAACGCCGAATTACCCTCAGAGACGGGTTTGTGCAAATTCGCCACGGCGAAGCAATCTTGATGAACGTGCAAATTAGCGAGTATTTGCAAGGTAACCAGTTTAATCACGACCCGTTGCGAAATCGGAAGCTTTTGTTGCACAAAAAAGAAATTCAAAAGTTACAAGAGGCTAGCCAAAATAAAGGAATCACGATTGTACCTTTAAAAGTTTACCTTAAGCATGGTTTTGCGAAGGTACTGATCGGGGTTGCTAAAGGGAAGCACGAATACGATAAACGAGAAACTTTGAAAAAACGTGACCAACAACGTGAAATTGAACGCGCGTTGAAGAACCGTTAA